A part of Nocardioides sp. WS12 genomic DNA contains:
- a CDS encoding sulfite exporter TauE/SafE family protein → MSALEIAAVLIAGVGAGTINAVVGSGTLITFPTLLAIGIPPVTANMSNSLGLVPGSVAGAVGYRRELAGQRARVLRLLVWSTSGGVLGAVLLLVLPPDAFEAVVPVLILLGVTLVALQPRLSAMVAARAERRGTTDGDSDAELITGAWWVSVAVFGTGVYGGYFGAAQGVILMGILGIGVTDALQRLNGVKNVLVAVVNGVAGLIFVAVAELGLFGIEADVDWLVVAVIAVGAVIGGFLGAAVGRKLPSVALRGIIVVVGLVAVTVIVLQ, encoded by the coding sequence GTGAGTGCGCTGGAGATCGCCGCGGTCCTGATCGCCGGCGTGGGTGCCGGGACGATCAACGCGGTGGTCGGTTCCGGCACGCTGATCACGTTCCCGACGCTGCTCGCCATCGGCATTCCGCCGGTGACGGCGAACATGTCCAACAGCCTCGGCCTCGTGCCGGGATCGGTGGCGGGTGCGGTCGGGTACCGCCGCGAGCTCGCAGGCCAGCGCGCGCGGGTGCTGCGGCTGCTGGTGTGGTCGACCTCCGGGGGCGTGCTCGGCGCGGTGCTGCTCCTGGTGCTGCCACCTGACGCCTTCGAGGCCGTCGTACCCGTGCTGATCCTGTTGGGCGTCACGCTCGTCGCCCTGCAGCCACGTCTGTCAGCCATGGTGGCCGCCCGTGCCGAACGTCGAGGCACCACCGACGGCGACTCCGACGCGGAGTTGATCACCGGCGCCTGGTGGGTGTCGGTCGCCGTCTTCGGGACCGGTGTCTACGGCGGCTACTTCGGCGCCGCGCAGGGCGTGATCCTGATGGGCATCCTGGGCATTGGCGTCACCGACGCCCTGCAGCGCCTCAACGGCGTCAAGAACGTCCTGGTTGCCGTGGTCAACGGCGTCGCCGGACTGATATTCGTGGCCGTCGCCGAGCTCGGCCTGTTCGGCATCGAAGCCGACGTCGACTGGCTCGTGGTCGCCGTGATCGCCGTGGGTGCGGTGATCGGCGGATTCCTCGGTGCCGCGGTCGGGCGCAAACTGCCGTCCGTCGCGCTGCGGGGGATCATC
- a CDS encoding dodecin, with product MSNRTYRVSEIVGTSPDGIDQAVRNGVDRAGKTLRHLDWFEVTQVRGQIKDGQVEHFQVSMKVGFRLEDDE from the coding sequence ATGTCCAACCGCACCTATCGAGTCAGCGAGATCGTCGGCACGTCGCCCGACGGGATCGACCAGGCCGTCCGCAACGGCGTCGACCGCGCCGGCAAGACCCTTCGTCACCTCGACTGGTTCGAGGTCACCCAGGTTCGTGGACAGATCAAGGACGGCCAGGTGGAGCACTTCCAGGTCTCGATGAAGGTCGGTTTCCGCCTCGAGGACGACGAGTAA
- a CDS encoding SDR family oxidoreductase yields the protein MDLSLQGRVYVVTGATRGLGRATVEALLADGARVVLSGRESAGVERALGEIDVPDALVGVVADNADPKTPARLIAAAQERWGRLDGALISVGGPPSGTVSAITDEQWTQAFGSVFLGGVRLAREIGAALGEGGSLAFVLSTSVRQPIANLAVSNGLRPGLAMVAKTLADELGPRGIRVNGLLPGRIGTERVAELDASTGDAAAARAAALSQIPLGRYGDPEEFGRVAAFLLSPASSFVSGVMVPVDGGMARGL from the coding sequence ATGGATCTGTCCCTTCAGGGCCGCGTGTACGTCGTCACGGGCGCCACCCGCGGACTGGGCCGTGCCACGGTCGAAGCGCTGCTGGCCGACGGAGCACGCGTGGTGCTGTCCGGCCGTGAGAGTGCCGGTGTGGAGCGCGCGCTCGGCGAGATCGACGTACCCGACGCCCTCGTTGGCGTGGTGGCCGACAACGCGGACCCGAAGACTCCGGCGCGCCTCATTGCCGCGGCGCAGGAGCGGTGGGGTCGGCTGGATGGCGCGCTGATCAGCGTGGGCGGTCCGCCGTCCGGCACCGTCTCGGCGATCACCGATGAGCAATGGACCCAGGCGTTCGGGTCAGTCTTCCTCGGCGGCGTACGGCTGGCCCGGGAAATCGGCGCGGCCCTCGGGGAAGGCGGCAGCCTGGCGTTCGTTCTCTCGACCAGCGTGCGGCAGCCGATCGCCAATCTCGCGGTCTCCAACGGCCTCCGACCCGGGCTCGCGATGGTCGCCAAGACCCTGGCCGACGAACTGGGTCCGCGCGGCATCCGGGTGAACGGTCTGCTGCCCGGCCGGATCGGCACGGAGCGGGTCGCCGAACTGGACGCATCCACGGGCGACGCAGCGGCCGCCCGCGCGGCCGCTCTCAGCCAGATTCCGCTCGGGCGTTACGGGGATCCCGAGGAGTTCGGACGGGTGGCGGCGTTCCTGTTGTCGCCGGCGTCGTCCTTCGTCTCGGGCGTGATGGTTCCGGTCGACGGCGGGATGGCCCGCGGCCTCTGA
- a CDS encoding ABC transporter ATP-binding protein, whose product MSAVLELAEVSVRRGQATLLDRVSWVVRDGERWVILGANGAGKTTLMQVAAAQMYPTSGALGILGELVGTIDVFELRPRIGVSSAAIAERIPRGETVRDIVISASYAVLGRWREEYDDVDHSRADALLREVGVMHLADRTFGTLSEGERKRVQIARALMTDPELLLLDEPAAGLDLGGREDLVSTLSVLAYDPSSPATVLVSHHVEEIPPGFTHVLMLRNGGVVAEGPLATTLTAEALSATFGMPLVLEEHEGRYAARRKQRHRG is encoded by the coding sequence ATGTCCGCTGTGCTCGAGCTCGCCGAGGTGAGCGTGCGCCGTGGCCAGGCCACGCTCCTGGACCGGGTCAGCTGGGTCGTGCGGGACGGTGAACGCTGGGTCATCCTCGGTGCCAACGGCGCCGGCAAGACCACGTTGATGCAGGTCGCCGCCGCCCAGATGTACCCGACCTCCGGCGCCCTCGGGATCCTCGGTGAACTGGTCGGCACCATCGACGTGTTTGAGCTGCGCCCCCGCATCGGCGTCTCCAGCGCTGCCATCGCCGAGCGGATCCCGCGCGGCGAGACCGTCCGCGACATCGTGATCTCTGCGTCGTACGCCGTCCTGGGCCGGTGGCGTGAGGAGTACGACGACGTCGACCACTCCCGCGCGGACGCGCTGCTGCGCGAGGTCGGAGTGATGCACCTTGCCGACCGCACGTTCGGGACGCTCAGCGAGGGGGAGCGCAAGCGCGTCCAGATCGCCCGCGCCCTGATGACCGACCCCGAGTTGCTGCTCCTCGACGAGCCGGCTGCAGGTCTCGACCTCGGTGGGCGCGAAGACCTCGTCTCGACACTGTCGGTCCTGGCGTACGACCCGTCGTCGCCCGCGACCGTGCTCGTCTCCCATCACGTGGAGGAGATCCCTCCTGGCTTCACCCACGTGCTGATGTTGCGCAATGGCGGTGTGGTCGCCGAGGGTCCGCTCGCCACGACACTCACCGCCGAAGCACTGTCCGCGACGTTCGGCATGCCGCTGGTGCTCGAGGAACACGAGGGTCGTTACGCCGCCAGGCGCAAGCAGCGCCACCGCGGGTAA
- the fabI gene encoding enoyl-ACP reductase FabI, which translates to MSETSINPNGILAGKNILVAGVTLDTSIGFAVAKFAQEQGATVLISNFGQALRITRRIAKRLPELPPVLELDVTDEEHLAGLADQVREHLGADAVLHGVVHSIAYGNPETLLGGKFLTGPSKDVAQAVEVSAFSLKSLAVACQPLMTEGGSVVGLTFDASVAWPVYDWMGVAKAALESCSRYLARDLGAEGIRVNLVSAGPLRTLAAKAIPGFGDLEAMWSTRAPLGWDNVDQEPTAKAVCALLSDLFPATTGEIIHVDGGFHAMGA; encoded by the coding sequence ATGAGCGAGACAAGCATCAACCCGAACGGCATCCTGGCCGGCAAGAACATCCTGGTCGCGGGGGTCACCCTCGACACCTCGATCGGCTTCGCGGTCGCGAAGTTCGCCCAGGAGCAGGGCGCCACGGTGCTCATCTCCAACTTCGGCCAGGCGCTGCGGATCACGCGCCGGATCGCCAAGCGGCTCCCTGAGCTCCCCCCGGTCCTCGAACTGGACGTGACGGACGAGGAACACCTCGCCGGCCTCGCGGACCAGGTCCGCGAGCACCTCGGCGCTGACGCCGTCCTCCACGGCGTCGTGCACTCGATCGCCTACGGCAACCCGGAGACGCTCCTCGGCGGCAAGTTCCTCACCGGCCCGTCGAAGGACGTCGCCCAGGCAGTCGAGGTGTCGGCCTTCTCGCTGAAGTCCCTCGCCGTGGCGTGCCAGCCGCTGATGACCGAGGGCGGTTCGGTCGTCGGGCTCACCTTCGACGCGTCGGTCGCCTGGCCGGTCTACGACTGGATGGGTGTGGCCAAGGCTGCGCTCGAGTCCTGCTCGCGCTACCTCGCCCGCGACCTCGGTGCCGAGGGCATCCGGGTCAACCTGGTCTCCGCCGGCCCGCTGCGCACGCTCGCCGCCAAGGCCATCCCCGGCTTCGGTGACCTCGAGGCCATGTGGTCCACCCGGGCACCGCTCGGTTGGGACAACGTCGACCAGGAGCCGACGGCCAAGGCCGTCTGCGCGCTCCTGTCAGACCTGTTCCCGGCCACCACGGGCGAGATCATCCACGTCGACGGCGGCTTCCACGCCATGGGTGCGTGA
- a CDS encoding TIGR02206 family membrane protein, with protein sequence MTQYGPTHLIPLALFFVGVVAAVLLGRRHAGVDGPTRFSRTCALLIPATTVPFQIIDLVYNFDIDVTLPLHLCDLAWIAATWALWTHRRFPVALTFFWGLTLTIQGVVTPSLNEDLPHPRYFAFWALHLLVVWAAIYLVIGLKKAPRWRDFGAAVATTLVWAASTYTFNVLADTNYGYLLRKPRTSVLDLLGPWPWYVVEEIAIVFLAWALMTLAAQRAFGTDSGPSRTHGVEAAVDVDDLARGGREQV encoded by the coding sequence GTGACCCAGTACGGACCGACCCACCTGATCCCGCTGGCCCTGTTCTTCGTGGGGGTCGTGGCCGCCGTACTCCTGGGACGGCGGCACGCTGGCGTCGACGGCCCGACCAGGTTCAGCCGGACCTGCGCGCTGCTCATCCCGGCGACAACCGTCCCGTTCCAGATCATCGATCTGGTCTACAACTTCGACATCGACGTCACGCTGCCGCTGCACCTGTGCGACCTCGCGTGGATCGCCGCCACGTGGGCGTTGTGGACGCACCGCCGGTTCCCGGTGGCGCTGACGTTCTTCTGGGGCCTGACCCTGACCATCCAGGGCGTCGTCACCCCGTCGCTCAACGAGGACCTCCCCCATCCGCGCTACTTCGCGTTCTGGGCGCTGCACCTGCTCGTGGTCTGGGCGGCGATCTACCTGGTCATCGGGTTGAAGAAGGCACCACGCTGGCGCGACTTCGGCGCAGCGGTCGCGACCACGCTGGTGTGGGCCGCGTCGACGTACACCTTCAACGTGCTCGCGGACACCAACTACGGCTACCTGCTGCGCAAGCCGCGCACGTCCGTGCTCGACCTGCTCGGGCCGTGGCCGTGGTACGTCGTCGAGGAGATCGCGATCGTGTTCCTGGCCTGGGCGCTGATGACGCTGGCCGCCCAGCGCGCGTTCGGGACCGACAGCGGTCCGTCACGCACCCATGGCGTGGAAGCCGCCGTCGACGTGGATGATCTCGCCCGTGGTGGCCGGGAACAGGTCTGA
- a CDS encoding NfeD family protein: MDWLRDHLWETWLVVAILLGIAETLTLDLFLLMLAGGALAGMGTALATDNVILSVLVSAGAALLLLVGVRPPLVKRLHGGPELVLGHANLIGTRGVITESVQAHHPGRVKLGGENWLAVSTGAETGIEVGRTVEVVQITGATAHVRPVSDPELG; encoded by the coding sequence ATGGACTGGCTGCGTGATCATCTCTGGGAGACGTGGCTGGTCGTCGCGATCCTCCTGGGCATCGCCGAGACGCTCACGCTTGATCTCTTCCTGCTGATGCTGGCCGGCGGCGCGCTCGCGGGCATGGGTACGGCGCTCGCGACGGACAACGTGATCCTTTCCGTGCTGGTTTCGGCCGGCGCCGCGCTGCTGCTCCTCGTCGGGGTACGCCCGCCGCTCGTCAAGCGCCTGCACGGTGGTCCCGAACTCGTGCTCGGCCACGCCAACCTGATCGGCACCCGCGGCGTCATCACCGAATCCGTTCAGGCGCACCACCCCGGCCGCGTGAAGCTCGGTGGGGAGAACTGGCTCGCCGTCTCCACCGGCGCCGAGACCGGCATCGAGGTGGGGCGCACCGTCGAGGTCGTCCAGATCACCGGCGCCACCGCACACGTTCGCCCTGTGTCAGACCCGGAACTCGGCTGA
- the serB gene encoding phosphoserine phosphatase SerB: MSPHDSAHPAADDTLLITVTGTDRPGVTSAVLETLSQSAVAVVDLEQILMRGRLVLGVLVSAPRDGKKLRKAVTATVEGLGMSVEFEKGSGDNRSRAHHRAHVTVIGGPLKASAMAAIAGRIADCGGNIDRIERMARYPVTAIEIHVSGAAPDRLRTLLATEAAAHGIDVAVQPANLLRHGMRLIVMDVDSTLIQGEVIEMLAEHAGHRAEVAEITEQAMRGELDFEQSLRARVKLLAGLDATALDQVYDAIVVNPGARTMVRTLRRLGYRFAIVSGGFSQITDRLAADLGIHRARANTLEIIDGKLTGEVVGDVVDRAGKARALREFAADLGVPEAATIAIGDGANDLDMLDAAGLGIAYNARPVVREAADTSLNVPYLDTIMYLLGISREEIVAADAADGIITPAPPLG, translated from the coding sequence ATGAGCCCACACGACAGTGCCCACCCTGCGGCCGACGACACGCTCCTGATCACGGTCACCGGTACCGACCGGCCCGGCGTGACGTCGGCGGTCCTCGAGACCCTGTCGCAGTCCGCTGTCGCGGTCGTCGACCTCGAACAGATCCTGATGCGCGGGCGGCTCGTCCTGGGCGTCCTGGTCAGTGCTCCGCGGGATGGCAAGAAGCTCCGCAAGGCGGTCACGGCGACCGTTGAGGGCCTCGGCATGAGCGTCGAGTTCGAGAAGGGCTCCGGCGACAACCGCTCGCGTGCCCACCACCGCGCACACGTGACGGTGATCGGCGGACCGTTGAAGGCCTCGGCCATGGCTGCCATTGCCGGCCGGATCGCCGACTGTGGCGGCAACATCGACCGCATCGAGCGGATGGCGCGGTACCCCGTCACCGCCATCGAGATCCACGTGTCGGGCGCCGCGCCGGACCGACTGCGCACCCTGCTCGCGACGGAGGCGGCCGCCCACGGGATCGACGTCGCCGTCCAGCCCGCCAACCTGCTGCGCCACGGCATGCGCCTGATCGTCATGGACGTCGACTCCACGCTGATCCAGGGCGAGGTGATCGAGATGCTCGCCGAGCACGCCGGGCACCGGGCCGAGGTCGCCGAGATCACCGAGCAGGCGATGCGGGGCGAGCTCGACTTCGAGCAGTCCCTGCGCGCCCGGGTGAAGCTGCTCGCGGGCCTCGATGCCACCGCGCTGGACCAGGTGTACGACGCCATCGTGGTCAACCCCGGTGCCCGCACCATGGTGCGCACACTCCGCCGCCTCGGGTACCGGTTCGCCATCGTGTCCGGCGGGTTCAGCCAGATCACCGACCGCCTGGCCGCCGATCTCGGCATCCACCGCGCCCGCGCCAACACCCTGGAGATCATCGACGGGAAGCTCACCGGCGAGGTCGTGGGTGACGTCGTCGACCGGGCCGGCAAGGCGCGTGCGTTGCGGGAGTTCGCTGCCGACCTCGGTGTCCCCGAGGCCGCCACGATCGCGATCGGCGACGGCGCCAACGACCTGGACATGCTCGACGCGGCCGGACTCGGTATCGCCTACAACGCCCGGCCCGTGGTGCGCGAGGCGGCGGACACCTCGCTGAACGTGCCCTACCTCGACACGATCATGTATCTGCTCGGCATCAGCCGCGAGGAGATCGTGGCGGCCGACGCCGCCGACGGCATCATCACGCCGGCTCCCCCGCTGGGTTAG
- the moaA gene encoding GTP 3',8-cyclase MoaA encodes MQPLIDRHGRVATDLRVSLTDRCNLRCTYCMPPEGLEWLPADDQLSDDEIVRLIGIAVQRLGVKEVRFTGGEPLVRRGLVDIVGRVRALDADVEMSITTNALGLAKTAGALASAGLNRVNVSLDTVRSDTFQEITRRDRFTDVVEGLAAAEAAGLGPVKVNAVLLRGVNDDQGPELLQWCLDRGYHLRFIEQMPLDAQHGWTRESMVTADDIFASLATKFALTPAREPRGSAPAELFLVDGGPATVGVIASVTRPFCGDCDRVRLTADGQVRNCLFARSESDLRVAMRAGATDDELADRWLTAMLGKAPGHGIDDPTFLQPDRPMSAIGG; translated from the coding sequence ATGCAGCCACTCATCGATCGCCACGGAAGGGTCGCGACCGACCTCCGGGTCTCGCTGACCGATCGCTGCAATCTGCGCTGCACCTACTGCATGCCACCCGAGGGTCTCGAGTGGTTGCCGGCCGATGACCAGCTCAGCGATGACGAGATCGTCCGTCTGATCGGGATTGCCGTGCAGCGCCTCGGCGTCAAGGAAGTGCGGTTCACCGGCGGTGAACCGTTGGTGCGCCGTGGGCTCGTCGACATCGTGGGCCGAGTGCGTGCGCTCGACGCCGACGTCGAGATGTCGATCACCACCAATGCGCTCGGCTTGGCGAAGACTGCGGGCGCGCTCGCCTCGGCAGGGCTCAACCGGGTGAACGTCAGCCTCGACACCGTTCGGAGCGACACCTTCCAGGAGATCACCCGCCGCGACCGGTTCACCGACGTGGTCGAGGGCCTGGCCGCCGCCGAGGCTGCCGGACTCGGTCCCGTCAAGGTCAACGCGGTACTGCTCCGTGGCGTCAATGACGACCAGGGGCCGGAACTCCTCCAGTGGTGTCTCGACCGCGGCTATCACCTGCGCTTCATCGAGCAGATGCCGCTCGACGCCCAGCACGGCTGGACCCGCGAATCGATGGTCACCGCCGACGACATCTTCGCCTCGCTGGCCACGAAGTTCGCGCTGACGCCCGCCCGCGAACCCCGCGGCAGCGCACCCGCCGAACTCTTCCTCGTCGACGGCGGCCCGGCCACCGTGGGCGTGATCGCCTCGGTGACCCGCCCGTTCTGCGGCGACTGCGACCGGGTCCGACTGACGGCCGACGGCCAGGTGCGCAACTGCCTCTTCGCTCGCTCGGAATCTGACCTGAGGGTCGCGATGCGGGCCGGTGCGACCGATGACGAACTGGCCGATCGCTGGCTCACCGCGATGCTCGGCAAGGCCCCCGGCCACGGCATCGACGACCCGACCTTCCTCCAGCCGGACCGCCCCATGTCCGCCATCGGCGGCTGA
- the fabG gene encoding 3-oxoacyl-[acyl-carrier-protein] reductase — MNSPRSVLVTGGNRGIGRAIAEAFIAEGDNVAVTTRSGGAPEGALELKADVTDAAALEAAFKAAEEAHGPIEILIANAGITADTLLLRMSDEDWDSVIATNLTGSFRLARRAAKGMMRQRKGRIIFISSVVGLLGSPGQVNYAASKSGLVGMARSLARELGPRNITANVVAPGYVDTDMTSVLSDEQKEGIRSQIPLGRYADPAEVAGAVLWLASPSAAYVTGAVIPVDGGLGMGH; from the coding sequence GTGAACTCACCACGCTCGGTCCTCGTCACCGGAGGTAATCGCGGCATCGGCCGCGCCATTGCCGAAGCCTTCATTGCTGAGGGCGACAACGTCGCCGTCACGACCCGCAGCGGCGGTGCGCCAGAAGGCGCGCTCGAGCTGAAGGCCGACGTCACGGACGCTGCGGCGCTCGAGGCTGCCTTCAAGGCCGCCGAAGAAGCGCACGGCCCGATCGAGATCCTGATCGCGAACGCCGGCATCACCGCCGACACGCTGCTGCTCCGGATGTCGGACGAGGACTGGGACTCGGTCATCGCGACCAACCTCACCGGCTCGTTCCGTCTGGCCCGCCGCGCTGCCAAGGGCATGATGCGCCAGCGCAAGGGCCGGATCATCTTCATCTCCAGCGTCGTCGGCCTGCTGGGCTCGCCCGGCCAGGTCAACTACGCCGCGTCCAAGTCCGGCCTCGTCGGCATGGCACGCTCGCTGGCCCGCGAACTGGGCCCGCGCAACATCACCGCGAACGTCGTTGCTCCGGGGTACGTCGACACCGACATGACCTCCGTACTGAGCGACGAGCAGAAGGAAGGCATTCGCAGCCAGATCCCGCTCGGTCGGTACGCCGACCCGGCGGAGGTCGCGGGTGCGGTGCTGTGGTTGGCCAGCCCGTCGGCGGCGTACGTCACCGGTGCTGTGATCCCTGTAGACGGCGGACTTGGAATGGGGCACTGA
- a CDS encoding histidine phosphatase family protein, with the protein MNSIRRLVVVRHSKAEQFAPSDVERVLSPRGRADGKVLGEWLAAQGVVPGTAYVSYAARTRETWEVVADGAGWEIEPHIDGSLYGTDEFGVLELVHTTPADVETVVVVGHNPTMEMLAQQLDNGEGTATGSVEMGTFPTSTAAVFEVDGQWSDMAPMQARLQAFHVGRAGD; encoded by the coding sequence GTGAACAGCATCCGGCGGCTGGTGGTCGTGCGCCACTCGAAGGCAGAACAGTTCGCGCCGAGTGACGTGGAGCGAGTGCTGAGTCCCCGCGGCCGTGCCGACGGCAAGGTCCTGGGCGAGTGGTTGGCAGCTCAGGGCGTGGTCCCCGGGACCGCCTACGTCTCCTACGCCGCCCGCACCCGCGAGACCTGGGAGGTCGTCGCCGACGGCGCTGGCTGGGAGATCGAACCGCACATCGACGGCTCCCTCTACGGCACCGACGAGTTCGGCGTCCTCGAACTGGTCCACACCACGCCCGCGGACGTCGAGACGGTCGTCGTGGTCGGCCACAACCCGACCATGGAGATGCTCGCGCAGCAACTCGACAACGGCGAGGGCACCGCCACCGGTTCGGTGGAGATGGGGACGTTCCCGACCAGCACCGCCGCGGTGTTCGAGGTTGATGGGCAGTGGTCCGACATGGCGCCGATGCAGGCGCGCCTCCAGGCCTTCCACGTGGGCCGCGCTGGCGACTAA
- a CDS encoding DUF559 domain-containing protein, giving the protein MTEPNPYPDHPFAAADAAALGVTQRRLRLDTVNGLLRRWTRGIYARADLPDSVELRAQVIGLATSEHHVIRDRTAAWLLGVDMHVMSEHDLLPPVESCALRGRNPTRRPEADGRTRDLSPTDVINVHGLRVTSPIRTAMDLGCHLRRRDAFAAMTSLARLHGFTARDLARELPRFRGRRGVIQCRGLVPLVDPRIESPREAWVLIEINDAALPAPEPQWWIEIDGVPTYRLDFAYVNAKVCVEYDGADFHDRTPEQRDDDRERRRWLRDNGWTVIVVKRGDFMGGASDRWIRELRAALAPSYTNRRW; this is encoded by the coding sequence ATGACCGAGCCCAACCCTTACCCCGACCATCCTTTCGCGGCCGCTGACGCCGCCGCTCTGGGCGTTACTCAACGCCGCCTCCGACTCGACACCGTGAACGGCCTCCTGCGCCGCTGGACTCGCGGGATCTACGCCCGCGCCGACCTGCCGGATTCGGTGGAGTTGCGGGCACAGGTCATCGGGCTGGCCACGTCGGAGCATCATGTGATCCGCGATCGGACCGCCGCGTGGCTGCTCGGCGTGGACATGCACGTGATGAGCGAGCACGATCTCCTGCCGCCGGTCGAATCGTGTGCGCTCCGCGGTCGCAATCCAACTCGAAGGCCCGAGGCGGACGGCCGCACACGCGACCTCTCACCAACAGACGTGATCAACGTTCACGGCCTCAGGGTCACGTCCCCGATTCGCACTGCGATGGACCTGGGATGCCACCTACGCCGGCGCGATGCGTTCGCGGCGATGACGTCGCTCGCACGCCTCCACGGCTTCACGGCACGCGACCTGGCCCGCGAGTTGCCGCGGTTCCGTGGGCGCCGCGGCGTGATTCAGTGCCGAGGCCTGGTGCCGTTGGTCGACCCGCGGATCGAGTCTCCCCGCGAGGCGTGGGTGCTGATCGAAATCAACGACGCTGCGCTCCCCGCGCCTGAGCCGCAGTGGTGGATCGAGATCGACGGCGTACCGACGTACCGTCTCGACTTCGCCTACGTGAACGCCAAGGTCTGCGTCGAGTACGACGGCGCGGACTTCCACGACCGAACGCCGGAGCAGCGCGACGACGACCGGGAGCGCCGTCGTTGGCTGCGTGACAACGGCTGGACTGTCATCGTCGTGAAGCGCGGTGACTTCATGGGCGGAGCGTCGGATCGCTGGATTCGCGAACTCCGCGCGGCGCTCGCGCCGTCGTACACGAATCGCCGGTGGTGA
- a CDS encoding SURF1 family protein — MRSWLASWRFLLSRRWVLFFLAILLVGYATWWLGEWQFGRLEDRKERNTIVSANENRDPVPLAEVLAPGRAVQEADEWRLITVTGEYDVDDTVVVRYRTRKSAPGVEVVVPLVTPDGTTALIDRGWFATDNPEITHTELPAPPEGEVTITGWVRSDGTGDSTQVNGHSTRAIASGPIGKAIDREVFTGFVALKTESPEPTEALEPVELPELGEGPHFFYGLQWWFFGVLALGGFGYLAWDERVHGARGQRTRAKKRSGGPFSGRERQRPRAIPPSTGTITPETKDDAGDNRNAATRPNSSGSP, encoded by the coding sequence GTGCGATCGTGGCTGGCCTCCTGGCGCTTCCTGCTGAGCCGTCGCTGGGTGCTGTTCTTCCTGGCGATCCTGCTCGTGGGGTACGCCACGTGGTGGCTGGGCGAATGGCAGTTCGGCCGCCTCGAGGACCGCAAGGAACGCAACACGATCGTCAGCGCCAACGAGAACCGTGACCCGGTGCCACTCGCCGAGGTTCTCGCTCCCGGACGTGCTGTGCAGGAGGCCGACGAGTGGCGGCTCATCACCGTCACCGGCGAGTACGACGTCGACGACACCGTCGTCGTCCGGTACCGCACCCGCAAGTCCGCTCCGGGGGTCGAGGTCGTCGTACCGCTGGTGACCCCGGACGGCACCACCGCCCTGATCGACCGCGGCTGGTTCGCCACCGACAATCCCGAGATCACGCACACCGAGCTCCCTGCCCCGCCGGAGGGCGAGGTCACGATCACCGGCTGGGTACGCAGCGACGGCACCGGCGACAGCACCCAGGTCAACGGTCACTCGACGCGCGCGATCGCAAGCGGGCCGATCGGCAAGGCCATCGACCGCGAGGTGTTCACGGGCTTCGTCGCGCTCAAGACCGAGAGCCCGGAACCGACCGAGGCCCTCGAACCGGTCGAGCTCCCCGAACTGGGCGAGGGACCGCACTTCTTCTACGGCCTGCAGTGGTGGTTCTTCGGCGTGCTGGCGCTCGGCGGCTTCGGCTACCTCGCCTGGGACGAGCGCGTGCACGGCGCGCGTGGCCAGCGCACCCGCGCCAAGAAGCGGTCCGGGGGGCCGTTCTCCGGGCGGGAGCGTCAGAGGCCGCGGGCCATCCCGCCGTCGACCGGAACCATCACGCCCGAGACGAAGGACGACGCCGGCGACAACAGGAACGCCGCCACCCGTCCGAACTCCTCGGGATCCCCGTAA
- a CDS encoding acetone carboxylase, translating into MEPDLCSARGCREPAVWQLLWNNPKLHTPERRKIWLACPEHRESLELFLGARGFLKDTVPHE; encoded by the coding sequence ATGGAGCCTGATCTCTGCTCGGCCCGCGGTTGCCGCGAGCCCGCGGTGTGGCAACTGCTCTGGAACAACCCGAAGCTCCACACGCCGGAGCGTCGCAAGATCTGGCTCGCCTGCCCGGAGCACCGCGAATCCCTGGAGCTCTTCCTCGGTGCCCGCGGGTTCCTGAAGGACACCGTCCCCCACGAGTAG
- a CDS encoding DUF3099 domain-containing protein, giving the protein MDAIRITTAGDSPQADLARRQRKYAIAMTIRTLCFIGAVFAGVAGVGWLWPILIVGAVFLPYVAVVLANAGDSRSTELPLTGGGDAQRQLGPGTHGA; this is encoded by the coding sequence ATGGATGCCATCCGGATCACCACCGCCGGTGACAGCCCCCAGGCAGACCTGGCCCGTCGGCAGCGCAAGTACGCCATCGCGATGACGATCCGTACGCTCTGCTTCATCGGTGCCGTGTTCGCCGGCGTGGCCGGCGTGGGCTGGCTCTGGCCGATCCTGATCGTCGGTGCCGTCTTCCTTCCGTACGTCGCCGTGGTGCTCGCCAACGCCGGTGACAGCCGTTCGACCGAACTCCCGCTCACCGGTGGCGGCGACGCCCAGCGCCAGCTCGGACCCGGTACGCATGGAGCCTGA